A genomic segment from Aegilops tauschii subsp. strangulata cultivar AL8/78 chromosome 1, Aet v6.0, whole genome shotgun sequence encodes:
- the LOC109782810 gene encoding probable methyltransferase PMT2, whose product MRGSRMNPDRRTRSIMSVVIVMGLCCFFYILGAWQKSGTGRGDSIALRVTKETDCTILPNLHFETHHSMGGVNPLIMNNKVFKPCHIRYRDYTPCQDQNRAMTFPRENMTYRERHCPAENEKLHCLIPAPKGYVTPFAWPKSREYVPYANAPYKSLTVEKAVQNWIQHQGDVFHFPGGGTMFPNGASSYIDELASVIPLADGTIRTALDTGCGVASWGAYLMDRNILTMSFAPRDSHEAQVQFALERGVPAVIGVLGTMKLPYPSRSFDMAHCSRCLIPWKSNDGMYMMEVDRVLRPGGYWILSGPPINWKKYYKTWQRSKQDSEEEQNRIENIAEMLCWNKIYEKEDTVIWQKKANSNACHNKNGRASKMCNVQDADDIWYKKMETCITPIPEGAQQLQKFPQRLFAVRPRILEGTPGVTEEVYEEDKKLWKKHVDTYKRVNKLIGKSRYRNIMDMNAGLGSFAAVLDSPGSWVMNVVPTISERNTLGIIYERGLIGIYHDWCEAFSTYPRTYDLIHASGVFSLYENKCDLEDILLEMDRILRPEGTVILRDNVEVLNKVRMTVTGMRWKSKLLDHEDGPLVPEKLLIAVKTYWVGSKEGSGS is encoded by the exons ATGAGGGGTTCGAGAATGAATCCAGACCGTAGGACACGGAGTATCATGTCAGTAGTAATTGTGATGGGTTTGTGCTGCTTCTTCTATATACTAGGCGCTTGGCAGAAAAGTGGGACAGGGAGGGGTGACAGTATAGCATTGAGGGTGACAAAGGAAACCGACTGTACAATCTTGCCAAATTTGCACTTCGAGACCCATCATAGCATGGGTGGTGTTAATCCGTTGATCATGAACAATAAAGTGTTTAAGCCATGCCATATTAGATACAGGGACTATACTCCTTGCCAAGACCAGAACCGAGCAATGACCTTTCCTAGAGAAAATATGACCTATCGAGAGAGGCATTGTCCTGCAGAAAATGAGAAGCTGCACTGTCTTATCCCAGCACCAAAAGGCTATGTCACCCCTTTTGCTTGGCCCAAGAGCCGTGAGTATGTTCCGTATGCAAATGCTCCATACAAGAGTCTGACAGTTGAAAAAGCAGTTCAGAACTGGATCCAGCACCAGGGAGATGTGTTCCATTTCCCAGGAGGCGGGACAATGTTTCCAAATGGAGCAAGCTCTTACATTGATGAACTTGCATCAGTCATTCCACTTGCTGATGGCACCATTAGGACTGCACTTGACACTGGATGCGGG GTTGCAAGCTGGGGTGCTTACCTAATGGATAGAAATATATTGACCATGTCATTTGCACCTCGAGACTCACACGAAGCTCAGGTTCAATTTGCTTTGGAGCGAGGTGTTCCTGCTGTAATTGGAGTGCTTGGGACTATGAAGCTCCCATACCCATCTAGATCTTTTGATATGGCCCACTGCTCACGCTGCTTAATCCCCTGGAAATCAAATG ATGGAATGTACATGATGGAAGTGGATCGGGTTCTTAGGCCTGGGGGTTATTGGATATTATCTGGTCCTCCCATCAATTGGAAGAAATATTACAAAACATGGCAAAGATCCAAACAAGATTCAGAGGAAGAACAAAATAGAATTGAGAACATTGCTGAAATGCTTTGCTGGAATAAAATATATGAGAAGGAAGATACTGTTATTTGGCAGAAAAAGGCAAATTCAAATGCATGCCATAACAAGAATGGTCGTGCCAGCAAGATGTGCAACGTTCAAGATGCAGATGACATCTG GTATAAGAAAATGGAAACCTGTATAACACCTATCCCAGAGGGAGCACAGCAGCTACAGAAGTTTCCACAGAGACTATTTGCAGTCCGTCCCAGAATTCTAGAAGGTACCCCAGGTGTTACAGAAGAAGTCTATGAAGAGGATAAGAAGTTGTGGAAGAAGCATGTTGATACATACAAGAGGGTAAACAAGTTGATAGGGAAGTCAAGGTATAGGAATATCATGGACATGAATGCAGGCCTTGGAAGTTTTGCTGCAGTGCTGGATTCTCCCGGCTCCTGGGTCATGAACGTTGTGCCTACAATATCAGAGAGGAACACTCTTGGCATCATCTATGAGCGGGGTCTTATTGGCATATACCATGATTG GTGCGAAGCCTTCTCTACGTACCCTAGGACATATGACCTGATACATGCCAGCGGCGTCTTCAGTTTGTATGAGAACAA GTGTGACCTGGAAGACATTCTTCTTGAGATGGATAGGATCTTGCGTCCAGAGGGCACTGTCATACTGCGGGACAATGTCGAGGTGCTGAACAAGGTCAGGATGACGGTGACGGGAATGCGATGGAAGTCCAAGCTACTTGATCACGAAGATGGCCCTCTCGTGCCTGAAAAACTTCTGATTGCTGTAAAAACGTACTGGGTTGGCAGCAAAGAAGGAAGCGGTTCATAG